Proteins found in one Scomber scombrus chromosome 15, fScoSco1.1, whole genome shotgun sequence genomic segment:
- the prrc2b gene encoding protein PRRC2B isoform X4 — protein MSDRLGQITKSKDGKSKYSSLSLFDKYKGKSIETQKNTVVPRHGLQSLGKVATARRMPPPAHLPSLKSENKGNDPNVIIVPKDGTGWANKQEQPEQKSSIASIPQLPELPPQQALQKSVSNLQKPSPIANQENTNTGGPKQWAQLNGKAVEQDGSRVSNRLQPFSHEEFPTLKAAGEQDRVGKERSGFDPSYGPGPSLRPQNVTSWREGGGRNLQPSSLTLGLPADPEVKLTALGETGTPPASSHPTSATGTTSSSVVTAQSPVLDPKEPSLRPAQPVRRTTVPTALQYQLHHTSNAVYHDMLPAFMCSKETREAPGTDHVPTTVAAPARFDSKPTFRQSYAKPELVNGDVRRENRFVRAPPRLSSQPIRRPGERPQRPAIINPEDLKDLDELDHDCEDGWAGLHEEVDYSEKLKFSDDEEEHSSDKNKMWTEWERERERENQSSLSSGEASYPQEGPEDSYSYQHHHHEPPRKTNGRYLSTDTQAMQKNQGEPLTDQEDHQRQSQTQVPARAKYVSPELSEAVERARRRREEEERRAREERLAACAAKLKKLDEKFGKTERQMSRTEEGQKDGEVKEAPLSPNREQSKAHLENWQYSTKDGSECPPDNSPGHSYHEEPSFSNYRGSGDDGQEPSSPSEDYSGRHPSKPIPPRFQKQPQHQQQEQVYKMQHWQQSGHPAPSGSSHTQRGYYPPHVLGFDPRWMMMPPFMDPRMAQGRSPVDYYPGAVHSTAGMMKPMMHQDHLNSPGSDEGCHPNLHQERRAPSTEPYPMWNQDGYPLRSFTPPYQRQHESSESGQPDDRGDMACSQQDSYEERASECLSHPQDDLPHHAYQSRGPDREHHDQGLLTTAQSHSQHHADNEYPKQDSRDKHLKDGPQSHDETLDAPKDNWKRDGGQKLDGGLSNAQSQWSEPSSGSSSSVGQPSETIGRTLTRRTGPIKKPVLKALKVEEKENEKPKPEPEEKPVPYRLEKEVLTNVYDLKKDNQPAINRRSASPVIEKQPEERQRQSPAPTKTDRPLSSQSDDSPKESTWDSGKSQSPRDNQENREPQAPRRNNWIFIDEEQAFGAVRGTGRGRSRGFREFSSRGGTRGGRGGDNIRGAYNNSGTQRTGRGRAPPRDLVKVEEFQRGKPRRRNVSETLSEASEYEELPKRRRQKGSENGDGYTESGEVRKADRDSWRSNKVYTDEQANNDAREKAKASRGRMLPPRLNTTGSYSRGFGGSRDISTWRGRGPQFSSNGGPMQENGYGPGAETVYTRRPPLERDTLKYQAKLSGSFMENGTEDREGEYYFDNDNPDRQALRRRRPPRQDKPPRFRRLQQEREPGSNQWTSDEYINGDVANPWPGRPKSTGDDNWPSGHYSAGRTNQHGQAEEWETGSDNSDFSDWREKRGGSGGTATQGHGDIPSDSGHSEPGSVEKRELSKRSFSSQRPLVERQNRKGEPSLLEASKMTRTSDNPPTSSNRNDSWQNGGTTCKRSPDESGPVYSLEQPEDREPSEPSGKKLDKELKPGPVKTDIGEPLSQYELSSYPIEGDAGVPVSNPDGYQDALNKKQRRPQEDERRRKEQGAAVPVKNRTITSKIPPRFAKKQGSMSIEQPEEALSSNNLGTEIWETNSSALSVQSSGGDSWTKQVSYTGSEPNSEDSDAGPEQSKEQHKPGPIGNERSLKHRKGSEGVDRLEGGPITPVNGVDLHVDTVLPVPPIEFGVSAKDSDFSLPPGSTPVPVSNPVNKLQEALATNTALNQSITMLRSNHLQPAINLNPISFPSADLTLKMESARKAWENSQSLPEQGSPGGVASGVQPPCSVGSSSGVSYSSFGGVSMPMPVASVAPSMSMQGNHIPPLYLDGHVFPSQPRLVPPNMTQQQTYQQAAAAQQIPISLHTSLQAQAQLGLRGGLPVSQSQEMFNSIPPFRSQVYMHPNLSQPSPMVLSGGAPLKGPYSAFPGMQPSDMVKTQSGSHYQPMNGSQQLVYDSQMNQGPGMGSSQLMDSQLIQVTMPLPGSQLRYGSAQQHLILPQSIQLQQGQNLSVGAPRRMLPPGSQSAVMTGREGSQMEMKGFQFSDKPNHSPGMSGGSYRPGSASPSGKPPGPVGPLPTHFAQQVPPAQGSMVMHMRPPTTGPFPNPIQRPVMQVNKPVIIRPPPYPNPIRDPSHSTPPSAPEPPVKGPEDGMKSKTMRDVRKAVGEGKTPSGGMTSKLQEPLPSTGQAKPARTGAIKPQAVKVEEGKA, from the exons TTCTATTGCATCAATACCACAGCTGCCGGAGTTGCCGCCGCAGCAGGCTTTACAGAAATCTGTCTCCAATCTTCAGAAGCCCTCACCGATAGCCAACCAAGag aacacaaacacaggtggACCAAAGCAATGGGCCCAGCTAAATGGAAAGGCAGTAGAGCAAGATG GTTCAAGGGTCTCAAACCGACTTCAGCCCTTCTCTCACGAGGAATTTCCCACACTGAAGGCAGCTGGAGAACAGGACAGGGTTGGCAAGGAAAGAAGCGGCTTCGATCCGTCGTATGGGCCAGGACCAAGCCTCCGCCCCCAAA ATGTGACGAGCTGGAGGGAAGGTGGTGGCAGGAACCTTCAGCCCTCGTCCCTGACCCTCGGCCTGCCAGCAGATCCTGAGGTTAAGCTCACTGCCCTGGGTGAGACTGGCACCCCTCCAGCCTCATCTCACCCCACCTCAGCCACCGGCACCACCTCTTCTAGTGTAGTGACGGCTCAGTCACCAGTCCTCGACCCCAAAGAGCCTTCCCTGCGACCCGCCCAGCCTGTCCGCAGAACAACCGTCCCTACTGCCCTGCAGTACCAGCTTCACCACACTTCGAATGCTGTCTACCATGACATGTTGCCAGCATTT ATGTGCTCTAAAGAGACACGTGAAGCCCCAGGCACAGACCATGTCCCTACCACCGTAGCAGCACCAGCCCGATTTGACAGCAAACCCACTTTTAGACAGAGCTATGCCAAACCTGAACTTGTCAA CGGTGATGTGAGAAGAGAGAACCGCTTTGTCCGCGCTCCACCTCGACTCTCTTCTCAGCCCATCCGTAGGCCTGGTGAGAGACCCCAACGCCCAGCTATCATTAATCCGGAAGACCTGAAGGATCTGGATGAGCTTGACCATGACTGTGAGGACGGATGGGCTG ggcTCCACGAAGAAGTTGATTATAGTGAGAAACTCAAGTTCAGcgatgatgaagaagaacacTCCAGTGATAAAAACAAGATGTG GACTGaatgggagagggagagagagagagagaaccaatCGTCCTTAAGTTCAGGTGAAGCATCTTACCCCCAGGAGGGTCCTGAGGATAGTTATTCTTACCAACATCATCACCACGAGCCTCCCAGGAAGACCAACGGCAGATACCTCTCTACGGACACCCAG GCAATGCAGAAAAACCAAGGTGAGCCACTGACTGACCAGGAAGATCACCAGCGCCAGTCTCAGACTCAGGTTCCAGCTAGGGCAAAGTATGTGTCACCGGAGCTGTCAGAAGCTGTTGAAAGGGCTCGTAGAAggcgggaggaggaggagagacgtGCCCGAGAGGAAAGGCTGGCTGCCTGTGCTGCAAAACTCAAAAAGCTGGATGAGAAGTTTGGGAAGACTGAAAGGCAGATGTCAAGGACAGAGGAGGGCCAGAAAGATGGAGAGGTCAAAGAAGCCCCTCTGTCTCCAAACAGGGAACAGAGTAAAGCCCACCTTGAGAACTGGCAGTACAGCACAAAAG ATGGAAGTGAGTGTCCCCCAGACAACTCCCCTGGCCATAGTTACCATGAGGAACCTAGCTTCTCCAACTACCGTGGCAGCGGGGATGACGGCCAGGAGCCCTCCTCCCCTTCTGAAGACTACAGTGGACGTCACCCCTCCAAACCCATCCCACCCCGCTTCCAGAAACAACCACAGCACCAGCAGCAG GAACAAGTATACAAGATGCAACACTGGCAGCAGTCAGGTCACCCTGCTCCTTCTGGTTCAAGCCACACCCAGCGGGGCTACTATCCCCCACATGTCCTCGGGTTTGACCCCCGCTGGATGATGATGCCGCCTTTCATGGATCCCCGCATGGCTCAAGGTCGATCTCCTGTGGATTACTACCCTGGTGCTGTGCACTCTACAG CAGGAATGATGAAACCCATGATGCATCAAGACCACTTGAACAGTCCTGGTTCTGATGAGGGATGTCATCCCAATTTGCACCAGGAGAGAAGAGCCCCTTCCACTGAGCCTTATCCCATGTGGAACCAAGATGGCTACCCCTTGCGCAGCTTCACTCCACCCTACCAGAGACAGCATGAAAGCTCTGAAAGTGGTCAGCCAGATGACAG AGGTGATATGGCCTGTTCCCAACAGGACTCCTATGAAGAGAGGGCCAGTGAGTGCTTGTCCCACCCTCAAGATGATCTCCCTCATCATGCCTACCAGAGCCGAGGTCCAGACAGAGAACACCATGACCAAGGGTTGCTGACCACTGCTCAGAGCCACTCCCAGCACCATGCAGATAATGAATACCCAAAACAAGACTCTAGAGACAAGCATCTGAAAGATGGCCCTCAATCTCATGATGAGACCTTAGATGCCCCCAAGGACAATTGGAAAAGAGATGGAGGACAGAAACTAGATGGAGGACTCAGTAACGCTCAAAGCCAGTGGTCTGAACCCAGCTCAGGTTCCAGTAGTAGTGTTGGCCAGCCATCTGAGACCATTGGGCGCACCTTGACCCGCAGAACTGGTCCTATCAAGAAACCAGTTCTCAAGGCTCTCaaagtggaggagaaggagaacgAGAAGCCTAAACCTGAGCCTGAAGAGAAGCCCGTCCCTTACCGCCTGGAGAAAGAAGTCCTAACTAATGTGTATGACTTGAAGAAAGACAACCAGCCTGCCATCAACAGGCGCTCAGCTTCACCTGTTATTGAGAAACAGCCCGAAGAGAGGCAGCGTCAGTCACCAGCTCCCACCAAAACAGACAGGCCTCTAAGCAGCCAAAGCGATGACTCTCCTAAGGAGAGCACCTGGGACAGTGGCAAGAGCCAGTCACCTAGAGATAACCAGGAAAACCGAGAGCCCCAGGCACCACGGCGCAACAACTGGATCTTCATTGATGAAGAACAGGCCTTTGGGGCAGTCAGAGGAACAGGTAGAGGCCGCAGTCGAGGCTTTAGGGAATTTAGCTCTAGAGGTGGGACCCGTGGTGGCCGAGGTGGAGACAATATCAGAGGGGCTTATAACAACAGTGGCACTCAGCGGACAGGTAGAGGGCGAGCACCACCAAGGGACCTTGTCAAGGTGGAGGAGTTCCAGAGGGGCAAACCCCGGAGACGTAATGTCAGTGAGACATTGAGTGAAGCCTCTGAGTACGAGGAATTGCCAAAGAGGCGCAGACAGAAGGGGTCTGAAAATGGAGATGGCTACACAGAGTCTGGAGAAGTCCGTAAAGCTGACCGAGACTCTTGGAGATCCAACAAGGTGTACACAGATGAGCAGGCAAACAATGATGCCAGAGAAAAGGCCAAGGCCAGCAGGGGTCGCATGCTGCCTCCCAGACTGAACACCACTGGAAGTTACAGTCGAGGCTTTGGAGGCTCCAGGGATATTTCTACATGGAGGGGCCGTGGCCCCCAGTTCAGTAGCAATGGCGGTCCCATGCAAGAAAATGGTTATGGTCCTGGAGCTGAGACTGTTTACACTCGCAGGCCTCCGCTTGAGCGCGACACTCTCAAGTATCAAGCTAAATTATCTGGCTCCTTCATGGAGAACGGCACAGAGGACCGTGAAGGAGAATACTATTTTGACAATGACAACCCTGACAGACAAGCGTTAAGGAGGCGCCGCCCACCACGTCAAGACAAGCCTCCACGCTTCCGTCGTCTACAGCAAGAACGGGAACCTGGCTCAAACCAGTGGACAAGTGACGAGTACATAAATGGAGACGTAGCAAACCCCTGGCCTGGTCGCCCCAAAAGCACTGGGGATGACAACTGGCCCAGCGGCCACTATTCTGCTGGACGCACAAACCAGCACGGCCAGGCAGAGGAATGGGAAACTGGATCAGACAACAGCGACTTCAGTGACTGGAGAGAGAAGCGAGGTGGAAGTGGGGGGACGGCTACACAGGGACATGGTGACATTCCCTCAGACTCTGGCCATAGTGAACCGGGCTCTGTTGAGAAAAGGGAACTTTCCAAGCGAAGCTTCTCCAGCCAGAGACCATTGGTGGAACGGCAGAACAGAAAAGGAGAGCCATCCCTGCTGGAAGCGAGCAAGATGACACGTACATCTGATAATCCCCCCACCTCCTCTAACAGGAATGACAGCTGGCAGAATGGAGGGACAACTTGTAAGAG GAGCCCAGATGAGTCGGGCCCAGTCTACAGCTTAGAGCAGCCGGAGGACAGGGAGCCCAGTGAGCCCTCAGGGAAGAAATTAGACAAGGAGCTGAAGCCAGGACCTGTCAAGACAGACATAGGCGAACCTCTTTCACAGTATGAGCTCAGCAGCTATCCAA TCGAAGGAGATGCAGGGGTTCCAGTTTCAAATCCAGATGGATACCAGGATGCCTTGAACAAAAAGCAAAGACGCCCACAagaagatgagaggaggaggaaggaacagGGAGCTGCT GTGCCAGTGAAGAACAGGACAATCACCTCCAAGATACCACCTCGCTTTGCCAAAAAGCAGGGAAGCATGAGTATCGAACAACCCGAGGAAGCTCTTTCTTCTAACAACCTGGGAACTGAAATCTGGGAGACCAACAGCTCAG CTCTTTCAGTGCAGTCCTCAGGTGGAGACTCGTGGACTAAACAGGTGTCTTACACTGGGAGCGAGCCCAACTCTGAG GACTCGGATGCAGGCCCAGAACAGAGTAAAGAACAGCACAAGCCAGGGCCCATAGGAAATGAACGCTCCCTGAAGCACCGCAAGGGCTCAGAAGGTGTTGATCGGTTGGAAGGGGGCCCAATCACTCCAGTCAATGGTGTGGATCTCCATGTGGACACTGTGCTGCCTGTACCCCCAATTGAGTTTGGTGTCAGTGCCAAAGACTCTGATTTCAGTCTACCACCAGGTTCTACCCCAGTGCCTGTGTCCAATCCTGTCAACAAGCTTCAGGAGGCTCTTGCCACCAAT ACTGCTCTCAATCAGAGTATCACCATGCTGCGCTCCAACCACCTGCAGCCTGCCATTAACCTCAACCCCATCTCCTTTCCCAGTGCAGACCTCACACTCAAG atGGAATCAGCACGCAAGGCATGGGAGAACTCCCAGTCACTCCCTGAACAAGGCTCTCCTGGTGGAGTAGCTTCAGGTGTTCAGCCTCCCTGCAGCGTCGGCTCTTCCAGTGGTGTCAGCTACAGTTCTTTCGGAGGGGTTTCCATGCCGATGCCTGTGGCATCAGTAGCACCATCCATGTCCATGCAAG GTAATCATATCCCCCCGTTGTATCTGGATGGTCATGTCTTTCCTAGCCAGCCACGCCTGGTACCTCCCAACATGACCCAGCAGCAGACCTACCAACAG GCGGCTGCAGCCCAGCAGATTCCCATCTCTTTACACACGTCTCTTCAGGCGCAGGCTCAGTTGGGTCTTCGGGGAGGTCTACCTGTTTCTCAGTCCCAAGAGATGTTCAACTCAATTCCTCCCTTCAG GTCCCAGGTTTACATGCACCCCAACCTGTCACAGCCCAGCCCCATGGTACTGTCGGGTGGAGCCCCTCTCAAGGGACCCTACTCGGCTTTCCCTGGCATGCAGCCCTCAGACATGGTCAAGACTCAATCCGGGTCACACTACCAGCCAATGAATGGCAGCCAGCAGCTAGTCTACGACAGCCAGATGAACCAGGGTCCTGGTATGGGATCTTCCCAGTTAATGGACTCTCAGCTCATCCAG gTGACCATGCCACTACCTGGCTCTCAGCTGCGCTATGGCTCAGCTCAGCAACATCTCATCCTCCCTCAGTCCATCCAGCTGCAGCAGGGACAGAACTTGTCAGTAGGAGCCCCACGCCGAATGTTGCCACCTGGCTCCCAGTCTGCTGTCATGACGGGCCGAGAG GGCTCGCAGATGGAAATGAAAGGCTTCCAGTTCTCTGACAAGCCAAATCATTCCCCAGGCATGTCCGGAGGGTCCTACAG GCCTGGGTCTGCCAGCCCTAGCGGGAAGCCCCCGGGTCCTGTAGGCCCTCTGCCTACACACTTCGCTCAACAG GTCCCACCCGCTCAGGGCAGCATGGTGATGCACATGCGGCCCCCCACCACTGGCCCTTTCCCCAACCCCATCCAGAGACCAGTCATGCAGGTCAACAAGCCTGTTATCATCCGCCCCCCCCCTTACCCCAACCCCATCCGTGACCCTTCCCACTCCACCCCTCCCTCAGCCCCTGAGCCCCCTGTCAAAGGTCCAGAGGATGGCATGAAG agtAAAACCATGCGAGATGTGCGCAAGGCAGTGGGTGAGGGCAAGACACCATCCGGGGGCATGACCAGCAAACTCCAGGAGCCCCTTCCCTCCACGGGGCAAGCCAAACCAGCACGCACTGGAGCCATCAAACCCCAGGCTGTCAAAGTGGAGGAGGGCAAGGCATAA